One Staphylococcus ratti DNA segment encodes these proteins:
- the miaA gene encoding tRNA (adenosine(37)-N6)-dimethylallyltransferase MiaA, whose protein sequence is MSEQKPFLIVIVGPTASGKTELSVELAKKLNGEIISGDSMQVYKGMDIGTAKITEEEMQGVPHHLIDILNPDETFTAFDFQQRVKPLIHEITKKGKTPIIAGGTGLYIQSVIYNYEFESEVVSDEREKEVAEQMKILSTYSNEALHQYLGTFDPVSMSNIHPNNRQRVERAISYYLKTKKILSNRKKSHQLTENYDTLLLGIEMSRDTLYHRINKRVDIMLSQGLVDEVQQLIELGYESCQSMQAIGYKELVPVVHDEIEIDQATALLKQHSRNYAKRQLTWFKNKLNVHWLDRERMSLPEMLDDILTQINKRRNEHV, encoded by the coding sequence GTGAGTGAACAAAAACCTTTTTTAATTGTCATCGTAGGGCCAACAGCGAGCGGTAAAACAGAGCTAAGTGTTGAACTTGCCAAAAAGTTAAATGGAGAAATCATTAGCGGAGATTCCATGCAAGTTTATAAAGGTATGGATATCGGGACAGCTAAAATAACAGAAGAAGAAATGCAGGGTGTACCGCACCATTTAATTGATATACTAAATCCCGATGAAACGTTTACAGCTTTTGATTTTCAACAACGTGTCAAACCGCTCATTCACGAAATTACTAAAAAAGGTAAAACGCCTATTATAGCGGGCGGAACAGGATTATATATCCAATCTGTGATTTATAATTATGAATTTGAAAGTGAAGTAGTGTCTGATGAACGTGAAAAAGAAGTCGCAGAACAGATGAAGATATTAAGTACGTATTCAAATGAAGCATTACATCAATATTTAGGTACGTTTGATCCAGTGTCAATGTCGAATATTCATCCAAATAATCGTCAGCGTGTCGAGCGCGCCATCTCCTATTATCTTAAAACGAAAAAAATTTTAAGTAATCGCAAGAAAAGTCACCAATTAACAGAAAATTATGATACATTATTACTAGGGATAGAAATGTCGCGCGATACATTGTATCATAGAATAAATAAACGTGTGGACATTATGTTGTCTCAAGGTTTAGTGGATGAAGTGCAACAACTTATTGAATTAGGTTATGAATCATGTCAAAGTATGCAAGCGATTGGTTATAAAGAGCTTGTACCAGTCGTGCATGATGAAATTGAAATTGACCAAGCAACAGCATTGCTCAAACAGCATTCAAGGAACTATGCTAAGCGTCAGTTGACTTGGTTTAAAAACAAACTTAATGTTCATTGGTTAGATAGAGAGAGAATGTCACTTCCAGAAATGCTAGATGATATTTTAACCCAAATAAACAAAAGGAGAAATGAACATGTTTGA
- a CDS encoding glutathione peroxidase: MGFYDIEVEQSDGTVYPLSRYKGNVILIVNTASECGFTPQFKDLQTLYEQYKDKGFTILGFPCNQFGRQEPGSGAEATQNCQLNYGVTFPMHQKIDVNGENAHPLFVYLKAHQKGMLSDKIKWNFTKFLINREGEVVQRFSPQKQPLNIADAIEALL; the protein is encoded by the coding sequence ATGGGATTTTATGATATTGAAGTCGAACAATCTGATGGAACAGTATATCCTTTATCACGTTATAAAGGTAATGTCATTCTCATTGTTAATACAGCAAGTGAATGTGGATTTACACCACAATTCAAAGATTTACAAACACTCTATGAACAATATAAAGATAAAGGTTTTACCATTTTAGGGTTTCCATGTAACCAATTTGGCCGTCAAGAACCCGGTTCAGGAGCTGAAGCCACTCAAAACTGCCAGCTTAATTATGGCGTTACTTTTCCAATGCATCAAAAAATTGATGTCAATGGCGAAAATGCACACCCTTTATTTGTCTATTTAAAAGCGCATCAAAAAGGTATGCTTAGTGACAAAATCAAATGGAATTTCACGAAATTTTTAATCAATCGTGAAGGTGAAGTCGTCCAACGTTTTTCACCACAAAAGCAACCTTTAAATATTGCTGATGCGATAGAAGCATTATTATAA
- the hflX gene encoding GTPase HflX, which produces MTYKQSYSTEAVREKALLIGVDCHQSQFDFASTMMELKALSNTCHLDVLDTLTQNLNEIHPKYYIGKGKLEELKEAVTFHDIDVVVANDELTTAQSKNLNAHLGIKIIDRTQLILEIFALRAKSKEGKLQVEYAQLDYLLPRLMGHGKSLSRLGGGIGTRGPGETKLETDRRHIRTRMNEIKRKLNDVESHRERYRQKRMHNRVFQVALVGYTNAGKSSWFNTLTEDETYEQDQLFATLDPKTRQLTINDGFQLVISDTVGFIQKLPTTLIEAFKSTLEEARQADLLIHVVDVSHKSYKNQYDTVNQLISDLNMQHIPQIVLFNKKDLHQGVAPVTDLPSLLVSSKDKNDRMHVRDLIFEQLKKQMTYYEKTLKAHEAATLYELKRRTLISTIDFDENNETYTIKGYENK; this is translated from the coding sequence ATGACATATAAACAAAGTTATTCCACAGAAGCAGTTAGGGAAAAAGCACTTTTGATTGGTGTAGATTGTCATCAATCTCAATTTGATTTTGCAAGTACTATGATGGAATTAAAAGCATTATCAAATACTTGTCATTTAGATGTTTTAGATACTTTAACTCAAAATTTGAATGAGATTCATCCCAAGTACTATATAGGAAAAGGGAAATTAGAAGAATTAAAAGAAGCAGTCACTTTTCACGATATTGATGTTGTTGTAGCCAATGACGAACTGACAACCGCACAATCTAAAAATTTAAATGCACATTTAGGAATCAAAATCATCGATAGAACTCAGCTTATTTTAGAAATTTTCGCTTTACGCGCTAAAAGTAAAGAAGGGAAGCTCCAAGTAGAATACGCGCAATTGGATTATTTATTACCTAGACTTATGGGACACGGGAAAAGCTTGTCTCGTCTAGGAGGCGGTATTGGTACAAGAGGACCTGGTGAAACGAAGCTTGAAACAGATCGACGTCATATACGTACACGTATGAATGAAATTAAGCGTAAATTAAATGATGTTGAATCCCATCGTGAGCGTTACCGACAAAAAAGAATGCACAACCGTGTGTTTCAAGTGGCATTAGTTGGATATACGAATGCAGGCAAATCTTCATGGTTTAATACGCTAACAGAAGACGAAACTTATGAACAAGATCAACTATTTGCGACGCTCGATCCAAAAACAAGACAATTAACCATTAATGATGGCTTTCAACTTGTCATATCTGATACAGTTGGATTTATTCAAAAATTACCGACAACACTCATAGAAGCTTTTAAATCGACTTTAGAAGAAGCGCGACAAGCTGATTTATTAATTCATGTCGTAGATGTGAGTCACAAATCATACAAAAATCAATACGACACAGTCAATCAATTGATCTCTGATTTAAATATGCAACATATTCCACAAATCGTACTGTTTAATAAAAAAGATTTACATCAAGGTGTCGCACCAGTAACTGACTTACCGTCGTTATTAGTTTCTTCAAAAGATAAAAATGATCGAATGCATGTAAGAGATTTAATCTTTGAACAGTTAAAAAAGCAAATGACCTATTATGAAAAAACTTTAAAGGCACATGAAGCAGCAACATTGTACGAATTAAAACGACGTACATTAATTTCAACCATTGACTTTGACGAAAATAATGAAACGTACACGATTAAAGGATATGAAAACAAATAG
- the hfq gene encoding RNA chaperone Hfq, with amino-acid sequence MFDKQDIQETYLETFKNEEKELTVFLTNGFQLRGTIADYDQQVVDFLSQGRHHLIYKHAISTFLEGTS; translated from the coding sequence ATGTTTGACAAACAGGATATTCAAGAAACGTACTTAGAAACTTTCAAAAATGAGGAGAAAGAATTGACTGTCTTTTTAACGAATGGCTTTCAATTGAGAGGCACAATTGCGGATTATGACCAACAAGTGGTTGATTTTCTATCTCAAGGAAGACACCATTTAATTTATAAACATGCAATTAGCACGTTTTTAGAAGGTACGAGCTAA